A region of the Acidimicrobiia bacterium genome:
CTCTTCCACCTGAAAATGACCTCCAAGAGGCGCGCAGATTCTACGAATCAACCGAGCTTCCCGACCACTCTCTTCCGCAGGGCTTAGTTGAAATCAAGCTCTTGACGTCATTATGTATTGAATCTATGGGGTTCCCAATCGAAGATCGGTTGGACCGACCCACCGTAATCAAGACCGGCATGTTCTTTCATCAGGCAGGTGACCAAGTCGAAAGGTTCGACGAAGTGAATTCGGCTTGTGAAATTGCCTAATACGACTTAGGCCTCTTAATGGGAACGGGACGTGAAGCCAATGAGCGCCATTCCTAGATTCGTTAGAAGACTGTCCCCGTCCATAAGCCCACTAAGAATCAGGCAACCGGGTAGACACACCGGAGGCTAAAAAGGCGTGAGGCCCTGGGGATGCCAGGGCCTCACTTATTAGATTTGATCGCTTAGGCGTTAAGCCTGTTGGATCTTGATTTCAATATCTACACCAGCTGGAAGATCCAGTCGCTGCAGGGAATCAACCGTCTTTTGGCTTGGATCAACAATGTCCAAGAGACGCTTGTGGATGCGCATTTCGAAATGCTCACGGGAATCTTTGTCTACGTGAGGAGAACGAATCACGGTATAGCGATGCTTCTCTGTCGGCAGTGGGATTGGACCACGGATAGTGGCTTGGGTGCGAAGTACCGTCTCCACGATTTTGCGGGTGGAGAGGTCGATCACCTCGTGATCGTATGCCTTCAGTCGAATTCGGATCTTCTGTTCGTTAGCCATGTTATTTAGCCGAGGATTTTGGTGACGCGG
Encoded here:
- the rpsJ gene encoding 30S ribosomal protein S10, which gives rise to MANEQKIRIRLKAYDHEVIDLSTRKIVETVLRTQATIRGPIPLPTEKHRYTVIRSPHVDKDSREHFEMRIHKRLLDIVDPSQKTVDSLQRLDLPAGVDIEIKIQQA